A stretch of the Marivirga tractuosa DSM 4126 genome encodes the following:
- a CDS encoding PKD-like domain-containing protein, whose amino-acid sequence MSSLLVMGMKSYADVTITTADLSNICVDGGYYSLTDIVITENLNGDFANTSGATHYYRIELPPNFEFNPAAGTISTSGVGSDIDPSFTTSRGTTYVQIGLVINSENEINSIFFENFEVRAINSSSSGNITRVNSPSGTNATVSGAPLGSIHGTISSLAPPTISSDPLDEAICENGTASFSVSASGSGISYQWQRNAGSGFQDIDISLDGGIYSNFNSPTLNISNAPSSINGHLYQVEITGVCLPTATSSAATLTVNPLPAAPVVTNQSQEYCVNNITFTLPEASGGGGTFNWYSDEELTSFLYTGAVPTQDSDIGFDENVTGTYTAYVAETSAQGCEGEATKVDLWVKLTPNPFPTSTTTTPSSSSVCDGSNLTFTIDTAFAFNSYQLIDQAGDPLSSNVLGNGGSIDIQTISLDRATYGASELVRVKVTRNDTGCSEILTNLQNRNTISITPEPVGTTSTETAICSDVPLAFDLSTSADANTATYNITINTNGLTASAGNPVNGTGFPANEIADDAWINNSGSTVDVIYNITPVSANNCIGNTYTITFPIDPAPIVAADITASVCSGDAVGVNLPASDDNTNTIDSYDITATVSGTLTGTPSEPTGTTSINAISGDAFTNTSGANATITYTITPYIGSCPGNDFDIVVTVQPEPVVAANISTTICSGDNVGVVLPDTDDNGDAITTYDIAAALSGVSGSASTPNGTTSQNAILNDNFTNTSNSNGTVTYTITPYANGCPGNTFDVVVTVQPEPVVAANIPVAICSGDAVATNLPTTDDNGNAIDTYDITVASTGTFSGTPTTAIGTNDETILAGDTFVNNSAADATITYTITPYTSAGCADNTFDLVVTVSPAPIVAADITASVCSGDAVGVNLPASDDNTNTIDSYDITATVSGTLTGTPSEPTGTTSINAISGDTFTNTSGANATITYTITPYIGSCPGNDFDIVVTVQPQPVFSPVPTNITACAGELIDIDFSTLSASDIITWSADNRNVFISPTAPTTGSSSLTFVTASNNTTSDKVTTFTVSASNSVCTTPVTTTFTITIKPTPDILNFFPPEPVCSNENAVDLTTLGLTANIGGGEFTFTGPGVNSVMKTFDATAAGLGTQEIQVTYTTLDGCSKTEEITLLDVIAEPTANAGGSDQVCVNTTYTVNDAVATNSAGLMWSEDGFGTLTNATTINPTYNPHPDDAGNIVTLTLTVSGVSACGDATDTKTLTIDERPESTITTTTAQICETQTLDLIATIAGGATSGNWSITGGNTIGAIGATTDNSGNWTATFSPSGTAFGTVTAQFEATTSNTCAPEVETYTFDVFENPTATIPANFSTCGDASFDLNATLGGSALNGNWAVITNGTPANLSASATSAGITSATYTPDAADYNSLITFQFTAEDPAAGPCGDNTYTVDVTIDEPAGVSISTAPANVCQTQTIALSGDFSGSASSASWSENGNGSLTNISTSGNTVTADYTPTAADIGNTVTFTLTTNNPANTCNAVSQTVDFIIDAPAQATVTTTTAQICETQTLDLIATIAGGATSGNWSITGGNTIGAIGATTDNSGNWTATFSPSGTAFGTVTAQFEATTSNTCAPEVETYTFDVFENPTATIPANFSTCGDASFDLNATLGGSALNGNWAVITNGTPANLSASATSAGITSATYTPDAADYNSLITFQFTAEDPAAGPCGDNTYTVDVTIDEPAGATVTSTATEVCEADPFTLSGTISGGANAGEWRIKTGQTSAAENSGTLSSTTESSGIWSATFTPDGTYQGFVDFEFVAFSANTCSDDVETYTLNIRNIPVVINQSYSYCEDIAGNGTSNQNLTAYNDPITDENLGDVTITWYTNNTLATEVTDDTDVDVSNGETYYAKVQFNSTNCFDVAEVDFTVNPQIVIEAGSNQEICDGEILDLTESTVLPNQSNASNLLWTSSGDGTFDFDSNLRPIYTPGSSDLSNSPITLRLTGSNSTSCTDVFDEMQLTIKPIPVIVDVPDENLCAGESLAPISFNADISGGTFTWSATNFTQLGLGTSSGSGNFPATTAQPNTTGSTITSVVTVNYMLNGCPAGSKTFNINVNPTPVTDDIQDINVCPGEPVNINFNANTIGETFNWNKDGNTVAASPLSTSGSGDISFVSAENFTGSAITSQFTYSATLNSCSSITKTFRVNLLPQPEIDPISPIVVCSFDNISTNFTSDVPGATYSWTNDNTASGIAAAGNGNINVTASENTTSSTIVSNITVTATKDGCVSDVQTFAVTVKPKPVIQAESTLEICPGDAISTIILTDDSGGNSTISWTATNASAIGLPASSGTGNIPSFTAKSNNSTSTITSNITVTSTWNGCVSDQMNFQIRLKPTPIMNAVSDEELCAGENYIVTFGNSLGATTSYTWVNDNPAIGLPASGSGDNINFTAASNTTGSDIVANIQVTPSNNGCVGPDEVFTITLKPTPVISNISDVELCSDDFVSIPFTVDLPNPNLNVSISDNSLIDGGISIVDNKIEFTTSVNTSGVDQTATVSLNAEKNTCTSVETFILTLKYKPVVSSVPDRAAVCPGEIITGQSFGHDVGTGSFGWEITNPLLIGDATASSGTGNLPSFQAANNITGEEIVGYVKYFSTRNACLSDADSFKISIKPAPVITNTDIIFCDDEEANISFSTNTSTTNASGDVTYYWTNSNTSIGVNNPSGTTNDKITASNFFTNTVSATNDNVATIEVYAVIDGCTGPSKTFEVRVKPLPVITTPDVEFSQTTCSGDTFNFNPTANISATQFSWNLVSNPGAVTGVASSGTGNISLDLINNTNTIQTIQYSISTLNGNCPGETSVLNITVYPELNLQPLPAERVVCSGGSFEIALGTTNNVNVGGENVIYEWEVSPNNVGATAGVGTQLIETLTNNKTTGERDTVFYYIRPTLNNGLCVGLRDTLPVIVNPDAIVYAGVDTTVCQGQPVLLEATIDKGASSGSWSGGIPENFNNRNSLSTFYTPSASEVGRTITFTFTSNDPDGSVGPCTAVSDQVDVTIDELPTALITENPFPTGEYCVRNGRLALSGNNTNYSSPDVVFDGPGVEYISAEQRYYFYPDSATVGGPYNITYSVTNANGCVNTDEVAVSVTNGLSAGFRVNNALSVGSDYVVCFNQSEIELIQDERNVIGEFDGNGVEFNAKGVPIFNPTSPDVTDTTEVSFEILDPATGCLSQSSVNIIRLPEPVFEIEESKVCDRDYSIVIQDLTVYDNDYDQIVGQLSYSQVDNNLNKIASIDGDTITFATPGSKEINVTWNFDLGCTQTKTLQVNVGNIESMDFNIDNIKVTNIGQSGTSFTVEEDLASITIQEYIWFFGDGSPLDTTTNQGIEHNFTEAGTYDIILTAIDEYGCPTVVQKTINIVPAITAADLPYFETFENNNGAGWFTIKDSTSTSTSWIYNNGVSSFDNEINSSDYWMTTLNGKAGFREDERSYLVGPTFDLTSLERPTLSFDMFLDFQDGDNSGARVEYNLGDGEWQQLGVLNDELNWYNAENTELFDNDTEDAGQAWADNSNANDERNQVPYVWSRVAHTLDHLKNEGNITFRITFASNDYDEESLGMAIDNFYVGERQKKVLLENFTNTNLREDYITNRTNVENLLTSELGNDLLPLNFHISIPKPDSINLRNSIELDSRASVYSIEESPKLVVDGELFKENIFDSNNDVSEALHKRITRRSLLEPSNLINIDIDENADEHTVRFDATLIPSNDSSANLTTYFFVIEKNVNQSDGLNNIVRKIIPNINGVNMDELTERTVTTFEWEVSSIYYEDLAVVSVLQDRNTNSILEIHVENINQPKSPGQVLSVDNGFESLGISVYPNPSRGKINMAFSKALSSDLKVFILDNSGKILKNTIVSKGSLQRELDLTGFASGVYHIITKNPEGKLNRQKVVIID is encoded by the coding sequence TGTAAACAATATTACTTTCACTTTACCAGAAGCAAGTGGTGGTGGGGGTACTTTTAATTGGTATTCAGATGAGGAACTCACCTCTTTTCTATATACAGGAGCAGTACCTACTCAAGATTCTGATATCGGTTTCGATGAGAATGTAACTGGAACCTATACAGCATATGTAGCAGAAACCTCAGCACAGGGTTGTGAAGGTGAAGCCACTAAAGTAGATTTATGGGTAAAACTTACCCCGAACCCTTTTCCAACTTCTACTACCACTACGCCCTCTTCCAGCTCCGTGTGTGATGGTAGTAATTTAACTTTTACCATTGATACTGCTTTTGCATTTAATTCTTATCAATTAATAGACCAGGCAGGAGATCCATTAAGTTCAAATGTATTAGGTAATGGTGGTAGCATAGATATTCAAACCATTTCTCTTGACCGCGCTACGTATGGAGCTAGTGAGTTAGTGAGAGTAAAAGTCACACGAAATGATACTGGCTGTTCTGAAATACTTACTAATCTTCAAAACCGAAATACCATTTCTATCACCCCTGAACCGGTGGGAACCACTTCTACTGAAACAGCTATTTGTTCTGATGTTCCCCTAGCATTTGATCTTTCTACTTCAGCTGATGCAAATACCGCTACCTATAACATTACCATCAATACCAATGGATTGACTGCCTCTGCTGGTAATCCTGTGAATGGAACTGGTTTTCCTGCTAATGAAATTGCCGATGATGCATGGATTAATAATTCTGGATCAACTGTAGATGTGATTTATAATATCACTCCTGTTAGTGCCAATAATTGTATTGGTAATACATATACAATTACTTTTCCAATTGATCCTGCTCCTATTGTAGCCGCTGACATTACTGCCTCAGTATGTTCTGGAGATGCTGTTGGCGTCAACCTGCCAGCTAGTGATGATAATACCAATACCATCGATTCTTATGATATCACCGCCACCGTGAGTGGAACCCTAACCGGCACTCCGTCTGAACCTACAGGAACAACTAGTATCAATGCCATCAGTGGGGATGCTTTTACCAATACTTCAGGCGCTAATGCCACCATTACCTATACCATCACTCCTTACATAGGAAGCTGCCCTGGAAATGATTTCGATATAGTCGTGACTGTGCAGCCTGAGCCGGTAGTAGCGGCTAACATCTCCACCACCATATGCTCGGGTGATAATGTGGGCGTTGTACTGCCCGATACAGACGATAATGGCGATGCCATCACCACTTACGACATTGCCGCTGCTTTAAGCGGGGTATCAGGATCTGCTTCTACCCCTAATGGCACTACCAGCCAAAATGCCATCCTCAACGATAACTTTACCAATACTTCCAATAGCAATGGTACGGTAACCTATACCATCACGCCTTATGCAAATGGATGTCCGGGCAATACCTTCGATGTGGTTGTGACCGTGCAGCCTGAACCAGTGGTGGCTGCCAACATTCCGGTCGCTATTTGTTCTGGAGATGCCGTGGCTACCAATCTACCGACCACTGATGATAATGGCAATGCCATCGACACTTATGATATTACAGTAGCCTCTACCGGTACTTTCTCTGGCACGCCTACTACGGCTATCGGCACCAACGATGAAACCATTTTGGCAGGCGATACTTTTGTCAACAACTCAGCAGCAGATGCCACCATCACTTATACCATCACCCCTTATACCTCTGCTGGTTGTGCAGATAACACCTTTGATCTGGTCGTAACCGTCTCCCCTGCTCCTATTGTAGCCGCTGACATTACTGCCTCAGTATGTTCTGGAGATGCTGTTGGCGTCAACCTGCCAGCTAGTGATGATAATACCAATACCATCGATTCTTATGATATCACCGCCACCGTGAGTGGAACCCTAACCGGCACTCCGTCTGAACCTACAGGAACAACTAGTATCAATGCCATCAGTGGGGATACTTTTACCAATACTTCAGGTGCTAATGCCACCATTACCTATACCATCACTCCTTACATAGGAAGCTGCCCTGGAAATGATTTCGATATAGTCGTGACTGTGCAGCCACAACCAGTATTCTCACCAGTACCAACAAATATTACAGCTTGCGCTGGAGAGCTTATAGATATAGATTTTTCAACTTTATCAGCAAGTGATATTATAACATGGAGCGCTGATAACAGGAATGTTTTTATCTCTCCGACTGCTCCAACCACTGGTTCCAGTAGTTTAACTTTCGTTACAGCCTCCAATAATACAACCAGTGACAAAGTAACTACATTCACGGTTTCAGCTTCCAATTCTGTCTGTACCACACCAGTAACCACTACCTTTACAATCACAATTAAGCCTACTCCAGATATACTTAACTTCTTTCCACCAGAACCAGTCTGTAGTAATGAAAATGCTGTTGATCTAACAACTTTAGGACTAACGGCTAATATTGGGGGCGGTGAATTTACATTTACAGGACCAGGAGTTAATTCAGTTATGAAAACTTTTGATGCAACTGCTGCTGGATTAGGAACTCAAGAAATACAAGTAACTTATACCACACTGGACGGATGTTCTAAAACTGAAGAAATCACTTTATTGGATGTAATTGCCGAACCTACTGCAAATGCAGGTGGATCTGATCAGGTGTGCGTTAATACTACCTATACTGTCAATGACGCAGTAGCAACTAACAGCGCTGGACTAATGTGGTCTGAAGATGGCTTTGGAACACTAACAAATGCCACAACAATCAACCCAACCTATAATCCACATCCTGATGATGCTGGTAACATTGTCACACTAACATTAACAGTTAGTGGAGTAAGTGCCTGTGGAGATGCCACAGATACTAAAACTTTAACAATCGATGAAAGACCAGAATCTACCATAACCACCACTACTGCCCAAATTTGCGAAACCCAAACCCTTGACCTTATCGCCACCATTGCTGGTGGTGCTACCAGCGGAAACTGGTCTATCACGGGTGGAAATACCATTGGTGCTATTGGGGCTACCACCGACAATAGCGGAAACTGGACGGCTACTTTCTCTCCTTCTGGCACCGCCTTCGGTACGGTTACCGCTCAATTTGAAGCAACCACCTCCAACACTTGTGCTCCTGAAGTGGAAACTTATACTTTCGATGTCTTTGAAAACCCTACCGCTACCATTCCTGCTAACTTTAGCACTTGTGGCGATGCAAGCTTTGATCTTAACGCTACTTTAGGGGGCTCGGCCCTCAACGGTAATTGGGCTGTGATCACCAATGGCACTCCAGCCAATCTTTCTGCCTCTGCTACTTCAGCAGGCATCACTTCGGCTACCTACACACCTGATGCCGCTGATTATAACTCACTGATCACCTTCCAGTTTACTGCTGAAGATCCTGCTGCTGGGCCTTGTGGCGATAATACCTATACGGTCGATGTAACCATCGATGAACCGGCTGGTGTTAGCATCTCTACCGCACCTGCCAACGTGTGCCAGACGCAAACTATAGCCCTGTCCGGTGATTTCTCTGGATCTGCTAGCAGTGCTTCATGGTCAGAAAACGGAAATGGTTCCTTGACCAACATCTCGACTTCTGGCAATACAGTAACCGCTGATTACACCCCTACTGCAGCTGATATTGGCAATACCGTGACCTTTACCCTTACCACTAACAATCCGGCAAATACCTGTAATGCAGTGAGCCAAACCGTAGACTTTATCATCGATGCTCCGGCTCAGGCTACCGTAACCACCACTACTGCCCAAATTTGCGAAACCCAAACCCTTGACCTTATCGCCACCATTGCTGGTGGTGCTACCAGCGGAAACTGGTCTATCACGGGTGGAAATACCATTGGTGCTATTGGGGCTACCACCGACAATAGCGGAAACTGGACGGCTACTTTCTCTCCTTCTGGCACCGCCTTCGGTACGGTTACCGCTCAATTTGAAGCAACCACCTCCAACACTTGTGCTCCTGAAGTGGAAACTTATACTTTCGATGTCTTTGAAAACCCTACCGCTACCATTCCTGCTAACTTTAGCACTTGTGGCGATGCAAGCTTTGATCTTAACGCTACTTTAGGGGGCTCGGCCCTCAACGGTAATTGGGCTGTGATCACCAATGGCACTCCAGCCAATCTTTCTGCCTCTGCTACTTCAGCAGGCATCACTTCGGCTACCTATACACCTGATGCCGCTGATTATAACTCACTGATCACCTTCCAGTTTACTGCTGAAGATCCTGCTGCTGGGCCTTGTGGCGATAATACCTATACGGTCGATGTAACCATCGATGAACCGGCTGGTGCAACTGTTACTTCAACCGCTACTGAGGTTTGCGAAGCAGATCCTTTTACTTTATCTGGAACCATCTCAGGAGGTGCAAATGCTGGTGAATGGCGAATTAAAACAGGACAAACTAGTGCTGCAGAAAATTCAGGAACATTGTCTTCTACGACAGAATCTTCTGGAATCTGGAGTGCTACATTTACACCTGATGGAACTTATCAAGGCTTTGTTGACTTTGAATTTGTTGCTTTTTCTGCTAATACATGTTCTGATGACGTAGAAACTTACACACTTAACATAAGGAACATACCTGTTGTAATAAATCAATCTTACTCTTATTGCGAAGATATTGCTGGAAATGGAACATCAAATCAAAATTTGACAGCATATAATGATCCAATTACAGATGAAAATTTAGGTGATGTAACAATTACATGGTATACTAACAATACACTAGCTACAGAAGTAACTGATGATACTGATGTTGATGTAAGCAACGGTGAAACTTATTACGCTAAAGTTCAATTTAATTCCACCAATTGCTTTGATGTAGCGGAGGTGGATTTTACAGTTAATCCGCAAATTGTAATTGAGGCAGGTTCCAATCAGGAAATATGTGATGGTGAAATCCTAGATTTAACGGAATCCACAGTATTACCAAATCAATCTAATGCCTCCAATTTGCTTTGGACCTCAAGTGGCGATGGTACTTTCGATTTTGATTCTAATTTGAGGCCAATATACACTCCTGGATCAAGTGATTTAAGTAATAGTCCTATTACATTAAGATTAACGGGTAGCAATAGTACTTCATGTACAGACGTTTTTGATGAAATGCAATTAACTATCAAACCAATACCTGTGATAGTAGATGTGCCAGATGAAAACTTATGTGCAGGAGAATCTTTAGCACCTATATCGTTCAATGCAGATATTAGTGGTGGGACTTTTACATGGTCTGCAACTAATTTCACACAATTAGGATTAGGAACCTCTTCTGGATCCGGCAATTTCCCTGCCACTACAGCTCAACCAAATACCACAGGAAGTACAATAACATCTGTAGTTACAGTTAACTATATGTTAAATGGTTGTCCTGCAGGCTCAAAAACTTTTAATATTAATGTAAATCCAACACCAGTAACAGATGATATTCAGGATATAAATGTGTGCCCTGGTGAACCTGTTAATATTAATTTTAACGCCAACACAATTGGTGAGACATTTAATTGGAACAAAGATGGAAATACTGTAGCTGCTTCACCATTATCAACATCTGGGTCAGGAGATATTAGCTTTGTTTCCGCTGAAAATTTCACAGGCAGTGCAATCACTTCTCAGTTTACTTACAGTGCAACATTGAACAGCTGCAGCAGTATTACAAAAACTTTTAGAGTTAACTTATTACCTCAACCAGAAATAGATCCAATTTCACCAATAGTAGTTTGCTCATTCGATAATATCAGTACTAACTTCACTTCCGATGTCCCAGGTGCTACATACAGTTGGACCAACGATAATACTGCATCAGGAATAGCTGCAGCTGGTAACGGTAATATAAATGTCACCGCATCAGAAAATACTACCAGCTCTACAATAGTTAGTAATATAACAGTAACTGCAACTAAAGATGGCTGTGTTAGTGACGTGCAAACCTTTGCTGTCACCGTAAAGCCAAAACCGGTAATACAAGCTGAAAGCACTTTAGAAATATGCCCAGGTGATGCGATCTCTACAATTATATTAACAGATGATTCTGGTGGAAACAGCACCATTTCATGGACAGCTACTAATGCTTCTGCTATTGGACTACCCGCTAGTTCAGGAACAGGTAACATTCCTTCTTTTACAGCAAAAAGTAATAATTCTACATCCACCATAACTTCTAATATCACTGTAACTAGCACATGGAACGGCTGTGTTAGTGATCAAATGAATTTCCAAATTAGGTTAAAACCTACTCCTATTATGAATGCCGTTTCGGATGAAGAGCTTTGTGCTGGTGAAAATTACATCGTGACTTTTGGTAACAGTTTAGGTGCTACAACTTCTTATACTTGGGTTAATGATAACCCCGCCATAGGTCTACCAGCTTCAGGATCAGGAGATAATATAAATTTTACTGCAGCATCAAATACAACTGGATCTGACATTGTAGCAAATATACAGGTAACTCCTAGCAATAATGGATGCGTAGGTCCTGATGAGGTTTTTACCATCACATTAAAACCAACTCCTGTAATTTCAAACATCTCTGATGTAGAATTATGTTCAGATGATTTTGTATCTATTCCATTTACGGTGGATTTACCTAATCCAAATTTAAATGTATCAATTTCAGATAACAGTTTAATAGATGGTGGTATCTCGATTGTTGATAACAAAATTGAATTCACTACATCAGTAAATACCTCTGGTGTAGATCAAACTGCCACTGTTTCGTTGAATGCAGAGAAAAACACCTGTACTAGTGTTGAAACCTTCATTCTGACCTTAAAATACAAGCCAGTGGTCAGTTCAGTTCCAGATCGAGCTGCTGTTTGTCCAGGTGAAATTATAACTGGTCAAAGCTTTGGCCATGATGTCGGGACTGGCTCCTTTGGTTGGGAAATTACCAATCCCTTATTAATTGGAGATGCAACAGCTAGTTCAGGAACTGGAAATTTACCAAGTTTCCAAGCTGCTAATAATATAACTGGTGAGGAAATCGTAGGATATGTTAAGTATTTCAGCACAAGAAATGCTTGTTTAAGTGATGCGGATTCTTTCAAAATCAGTATAAAACCGGCTCCAGTTATCACTAATACGGATATAATTTTTTGTGACGATGAAGAGGCTAATATTTCATTCAGTACCAATACTTCCACTACAAATGCAAGTGGTGATGTTACTTACTACTGGACAAACTCTAATACATCAATTGGGGTTAACAATCCATCTGGAACAACAAATGATAAAATTACTGCAAGTAATTTCTTTACAAATACGGTTAGTGCTACCAATGACAACGTGGCAACTATTGAAGTTTATGCTGTAATAGATGGCTGTACCGGGCCATCAAAAACATTTGAAGTAAGAGTAAAACCTCTTCCTGTGATTACCACTCCTGATGTAGAGTTTTCTCAAACTACTTGTTCTGGAGATACATTTAACTTCAACCCGACTGCCAATATTTCTGCAACACAGTTTAGCTGGAACCTAGTATCAAATCCTGGGGCAGTAACTGGAGTGGCATCATCTGGAACTGGTAACATAAGCCTTGACTTAATTAATAACACCAATACAATTCAGACTATACAATACAGTATTAGTACATTAAATGGTAATTGCCCAGGCGAGACTTCAGTTTTAAACATTACTGTTTATCCAGAACTAAATTTGCAACCGCTGCCAGCAGAAAGAGTTGTTTGTAGCGGAGGTAGCTTTGAAATAGCCCTAGGAACGACAAACAATGTTAATGTTGGAGGCGAAAATGTAATTTATGAATGGGAAGTTTCGCCAAACAATGTTGGAGCAACAGCTGGTGTAGGTACCCAATTAATTGAAACCCTTACGAACAATAAGACAACTGGCGAGAGAGACACAGTGTTTTATTATATCAGGCCAACACTAAACAACGGTCTGTGTGTTGGACTAAGAGATACACTACCTGTCATTGTAAACCCAGACGCCATAGTTTATGCGGGAGTTGACACCACCGTTTGTCAAGGTCAACCAGTCCTGCTTGAAGCAACTATTGATAAAGGTGCTAGTAGTGGCTCATGGTCGGGGGGTATTCCAGAAAACTTTAACAATAGAAACTCTCTTAGTACATTCTATACACCATCTGCTTCAGAGGTAGGAAGAACCATTACATTTACCTTTACATCCAATGATCCTGACGGCTCTGTAGGCCCTTGTACTGCAGTATCGGATCAAGTGGATGTGACTATAGACGAATTACCAACAGCTCTGATTACTGAGAATCCATTCCCTACTGGCGAATACTGTGTTAGAAATGGAAGGCTAGCCTTATCCGGTAATAACACGAATTATAGCAGTCCAGATGTCGTTTTTGATGGTCCTGGAGTAGAATACATTAGTGCGGAACAGAGGTACTATTTCTATCCTGATAGTGCCACAGTGGGTGGTCCTTATAACATTACCTATTCTGTAACAAATGCAAATGGCTGTGTTAATACTGATGAAGTTGCTGTCAGTGTAACAAACGGATTAAGCGCAGGTTTTAGAGTTAATAATGCTTTAAGTGTTGGTAGTGACTATGTCGTTTGTTTTAATCAGTCTGAAATTGAATTAATACAAGATGAAAGAAATGTTATAGGTGAATTCGATGGCAATGGGGTTGAATTCAATGCCAAGGGTGTTCCAATTTTCAATCCTACGAGCCCAGATGTAACTGATACTACGGAAGTTTCTTTTGAAATTTTAGATCCTGCCACTGGCTGTCTGTCACAATCAAGCGTTAATATTATTAGATTACCTGAACCCGTTTTTGAAATCGAGGAATCTAAAGTTTGCGATAGAGATTATTCAATTGTAATTCAAGACCTGACTGTATATGATAACGATTACGACCAGATTGTAGGTCAATTATCATATTCTCAAGTAGACAATAATTTAAACAAGATCGCAAGCATTGATGGAGATACAATTACGTTTGCTACTCCTGGTTCAAAAGAAATCAATGTAACTTGGAATTTCGACTTAGGATGTACACAAACTAAAACTTTGCAGGTTAATGTGGGTAATATTGAATCAATGGACTTCAATATAGACAACATTAAAGTTACCAATATTGGTCAATCCGGCACATCATTTACTGTGGAAGAAGATTTAGCATCTATCACTATTCAGGAATATATTTGGTTCTTTGGCGATGGTTCTCCTTTGGATACGACTACAAACCAAGGAATAGAACATAATTTCACTGAAGCAGGAACATATGATATCATCTTAACAGCCATAGATGAGTATGGATGTCCTACAGTAGTACAAAAAACAATAAACATAGTCCCAGCTATTACGGCAGCTGATCTCCCTTATTTCGAAACTTTTGAGAATAATAATGGGGCTGGATGGTTTACAATAAAAGACAGTACAAGTACTTCGACCTCTTGGATTTACAACAACGGTGTATCAAGCTTTGATAATGAAATAAATAGCTCTGACTATTGGATGACTACACTCAATGGCAAGGCAGGATTTAGAGAAGATGAACGTTCCTATCTAGTTGGTCCAACATTCGATTTAACCAGCCTAGAACGTCCTACCTTATCATTTGATATGTTCCTTGATTTTCAGGATGGTGACAATTCGGGTGCAAGAGTAGAATATAATTTGGGCGATGGGGAATGGCAACAGCTTGGTGTTTTAAATGACGAGCTAAATTGGTATAATGCCGAAAACACTGAACTATTTGACAATGATACAGAGGATGCTGGTCAAGCTTGGGCAGATAATTCAAATGCAAACGATGAAAGAAATCAAGTACCATATGTATGGAGCAGAGTTGCTCATACACTTGATCATCTGAAAAATGAAGGCAACATAACCTTTAGAATCACCTTTGCTAGCAACGATTACGATGAAGAATCTTTGGGTATGGCAATAGATAATTTCTATGTTGGTGAAAGACAGAAAAAGGTATTACTTGAAAACTTTACTAACACTAATTTAAGAGAAGATTATATTACCAATAGAACTAATGTAGAAAATCTTCTAACTTCTGAATTAGGTAATGACCTTTTACCATTGAATTTCCATATTTCGATTCCAAAACCAGATTCAATAAATTTGAGAAATTCAATTGAACTAGATTCACGAGCAAGTGTCTACAGTATTGAAGAAAGTCCTAAACTTGTTGTGGATGGTGAATTGTTCAAAGAAAATATATTTGATTCAAATAATGACGTCTCAGAAGCATTACACAAAAGAATTACAAGAAGATCATTACTTGAACCAAGCAACTTGATCAACATTGACATAGATGAAAATGCAGATGAGCATACAGTACGGTTTGATGCTACATTAATACCAAGCAACGATTCGTCAGCAAATCTTACAACTTACTTCTTTGTCATTGAAAAAAATGTTAACCAATCTGATGGTCTAAATAATATCGTCAGAAAGATTATACCTAATATAAACGGGGTCAATATGGACGAGCTCACCGAAAGAACGGTAACTACCTTCGAATGGGAAGTATCATCAATTTATTATGAGGATTTAGCAGTTGTCTCAGTACTACAAGATAGAAATACTAATAGTATTCTTGAAATCCATGTAGAAAACATTAACCAACCAAAATCGCCAGGCCAGGTCTTGAGCGTTGATAATGGATTTGAATCGCTGGGTATAAGCGTTTATCCGAATCCAAGTAGAGGGAAAATCAATATGGCATTTAGTAAAGCCCTTAGTTCTGACTTGAAAGTATTTATTCTAGATAATAGTGGTAAAATACTCAAAAACACCATAGTTAGTAAGGGTTCTTTACAAAGAGAATTAGATTTAACTGGTTTTGCTTCTGGTGTATATCACATTATTACTAAGAATCCTGAGGGTAAATTAAACAGGCAAAAAGTTGTGATTATTGATTAA